A genomic region of Catalinimonas niigatensis contains the following coding sequences:
- a CDS encoding YqjF family protein, with the protein MNFLTAEWRKLVLANYAIDQEVLKKYIPHQTELDIWEDTCYISLVGFMFQDTRLLGVKVPLHTTFEEVNLRFYVRYKEDKQWKRGVVFIKELVPKTALTWVANTLYKEHYQTVPMNHHWLDKGDTLEVEYSWMYNKTPQFLKVIANNTLTDIAMDSEMEFITEHYWGYTRISKNKTFEYEVTHPRWQAYPVIGYKIDVDFGLVYGQDFGFINRLTPQSVMLAEGSKISVRNKKEI; encoded by the coding sequence ATGAACTTCTTGACAGCCGAATGGAGAAAACTTGTTCTTGCCAATTACGCCATTGATCAGGAGGTATTAAAAAAATATATCCCTCATCAAACGGAATTAGATATATGGGAAGATACTTGCTATATCAGCTTGGTAGGATTTATGTTTCAAGACACCAGGCTGTTGGGTGTCAAGGTTCCTTTGCATACCACATTTGAAGAGGTGAACTTACGGTTTTATGTAAGGTATAAAGAAGACAAACAATGGAAAAGAGGAGTGGTCTTTATCAAAGAACTGGTGCCTAAAACTGCATTAACATGGGTGGCAAATACGCTATACAAAGAACACTATCAAACAGTGCCTATGAATCACCACTGGCTGGATAAAGGTGATACATTGGAAGTTGAGTATAGTTGGATGTATAATAAGACCCCGCAGTTTTTAAAAGTTATTGCTAATAATACTTTGACCGACATTGCGATGGATAGTGAAATGGAATTTATCACTGAGCACTATTGGGGATATACCCGGATCAGTAAAAACAAGACATTTGAGTATGAAGTCACCCATCCCAGATGGCAGGCTTATCCAGTCATAGGTTACAAAATAGATGTTGACTTTGGTTTGGTCTACGGCCAGGACTTTGGTTTTATCAACCGACTTACTCCTCAATCGGTCATGCTGGCAGAAGGCTCAAAAATCAGCGTGAGGAACAAAAAAGAAATATAG
- a CDS encoding tetratricopeptide repeat protein, protein MDELLFEKIEAYLQGQLTPEERELFEANLAENEELAAEVTLQQELIHSIETESLRQLLEQIHEENFAEETPVVSIQRQRFLPYMAVAASLSLLVIGWWYFTSQQSSPTALYSAYFSPAAGLPTTLSYTRNAQFSEGMISYKLGDYAEAREWWQPLLEADPENDTLNFYVGIASLAEEQADLAIEYLNKVEENTLSVYHIDAQWYLALAYLQNEQPAKAKEILSSLTEKESAYREESQEILSKLQ, encoded by the coding sequence ATGGACGAGTTATTATTTGAAAAAATAGAAGCCTACCTTCAGGGCCAGCTTACGCCCGAAGAACGAGAGCTTTTTGAAGCTAATCTGGCAGAAAACGAGGAATTGGCTGCCGAGGTGACTTTACAGCAGGAACTCATACATTCTATTGAAACCGAATCGCTGCGTCAGCTTCTGGAGCAAATTCATGAAGAAAACTTTGCCGAAGAAACGCCTGTTGTATCTATCCAGCGTCAGCGTTTCTTACCCTACATGGCAGTGGCCGCTTCTTTATCGCTTTTAGTAATAGGTTGGTGGTATTTCACATCGCAGCAGTCTTCGCCAACCGCCTTGTATAGCGCTTACTTTAGTCCGGCAGCCGGGCTACCTACTACGCTGAGTTACACCCGTAATGCCCAATTCTCCGAAGGTATGATCTCTTATAAACTCGGTGATTATGCCGAAGCCAGGGAATGGTGGCAGCCACTGCTGGAAGCTGATCCTGAGAATGACACCCTTAACTTTTATGTGGGCATAGCATCTTTAGCTGAAGAACAAGCTGACTTAGCCATTGAGTATCTTAATAAAGTGGAGGAGAATACGCTTTCTGTCTATCACATTGATGCACAATGGTATCTCGCCCTGGCTTATCTTCAAAATGAGCAGCCAGCGAAGGCCAAAGAAATCTTATCCTCATTAACAGAGAAAGAAAGTGCTTATCGTGAAGAAAGTCAGGAGATCTTATCAAAGTTACAGTGA
- a CDS encoding RNA polymerase sigma factor, with amino-acid sequence MTIRTVRTSELSDESLYQGLLHNDTKCFEILYKKLYPAVRQQVTHYGGTADDAKDIFQEGMIALWKNTQSGSFQLREGVKLSTYLIQICKLRWMDRMKKASHRYELRKEVLPESQQEPEFITEWIDREEQDQFQQHFAQLGDRCQDLLKRFYFMKESLQEIALTMNIGEATAKNEKYRCMQRLKKIVQK; translated from the coding sequence ATGACGATCCGAACTGTAAGAACATCCGAACTAAGCGACGAGTCTCTTTATCAGGGACTGCTCCACAATGACACGAAATGTTTTGAGATCCTATATAAAAAATTATACCCTGCTGTTCGCCAGCAAGTTACTCACTACGGAGGAACAGCAGATGATGCAAAAGATATTTTTCAGGAAGGTATGATTGCACTGTGGAAAAATACGCAATCCGGCAGTTTTCAACTCAGAGAAGGGGTAAAATTAAGCACTTATCTGATACAGATCTGTAAGTTGCGGTGGATGGACCGGATGAAGAAGGCAAGCCACCGCTATGAATTGAGAAAAGAGGTGCTTCCCGAAAGTCAGCAGGAGCCGGAATTTATCACAGAGTGGATTGACCGGGAAGAGCAGGATCAGTTTCAGCAGCATTTTGCTCAGCTAGGTGATCGTTGTCAGGATCTTTTAAAGCGGTTTTATTTCATGAAAGAAAGTCTACAGGAAATTGCATTGACCATGAATATCGGAGAAGCTACCGCCAAAAATGAGAAATACCGTTGCATGCAGCGGCTAAAAAAAATAGTGCAAAAATAA
- a CDS encoding cysteine peptidase family C39 domain-containing protein, translated as MKTISLPKVLFLISLLCSLGVSQGYAQIRPQENSMWCWASCIQSALDQANVYQSQSQIVARLTGYPQNRPAHINEVVQLLQSYRFRAWSVDYPASPEQLYSTLASGWKLIAFVNPTDNPSVGHFIILQKIATNNLIVVSDPANGQTYVQHPEVLYKSWKWSRSIVVGTPA; from the coding sequence ATGAAAACGATAAGCCTTCCTAAAGTTTTGTTTTTGATATCACTGTTATGCTCATTAGGAGTAAGTCAGGGCTATGCTCAAATCAGGCCACAGGAAAACAGTATGTGGTGCTGGGCCTCCTGCATACAAAGCGCATTGGATCAGGCCAATGTTTACCAAAGCCAATCCCAGATCGTAGCCAGGCTCACCGGTTATCCACAAAACAGACCAGCCCACATCAATGAAGTGGTGCAACTTTTACAATCCTATCGCTTTAGAGCCTGGAGCGTGGATTACCCTGCTTCTCCTGAGCAATTGTATTCCACTCTAGCCAGTGGCTGGAAATTAATCGCTTTTGTCAATCCTACCGACAATCCAAGCGTGGGTCATTTTATCATCCTGCAAAAAATAGCTACCAATAACCTGATCGTTGTCAGTGATCCTGCCAACGGGCAAACCTATGTACAGCATCCTGAAGTGTTGTATAAGTCCTGGAAATGGAGCAGGTCCATCGTTGTTGGCACACCAGCATAA
- a CDS encoding CHAT domain-containing protein: MRPFLFLLALLLSNLCFSVFAQENPVPTAADRLYQQGQFPQAALAYHELVIAWQNVKNADSARYYQLREAKSYIQEYEYQKARSLLEAILSWKTPPLDSALLSPVYHEIGYTYVGEADFQQALEYVEKSISTETERSSTDSFQLAKSYELKGFIHMQRQEYAAAKTWATAAHKLRKSFLPPLDKELGYSANTLYIILSTLGELYSADTVLAEAWQILNHQLPQDHPHVAIIANNYSSHLMDMGDPQNAKNYLQKAIASNRAGKRWYPLVFNYVNLGTLYMNLDESRTAQSYFQQAWTIADTLIEYPDYYRANLRDALGAVYYQQDQLEQADSLFKLALEEKQELYENQHAEIGQSMYNVGLIALEREQWPLAREYFNKSEQIRKATLGADHPKRADALYQLAEIDWKNNRQTAAIRQWRTSLRIYRQSFGLAHHHTLENLLQLAEVFAALEETDSTQFYLQLAWGSVCGLNQGLPDMMALDTINISQYHPQVLTLANFHLSHLLRHPVTISAQELTIGRFILERVQNWLPTFLSLFNDESLGESVADPVQEVYRQGAVLAHYALLEPNIAPKGWQSLLLDCIQASRGTTIQSAFRDRQAIRFAGVPDSLVQQGQLLRQQLRFVFARQQKIADEEGEAQEMPEQQVALFQEWQNFQQHLEKHYPDYYQTRFESPTVSPDDLQKALQQDDQSLLAYFHLDTALLVLHASADTFQTHWLSMPGGWQDSLYAYHALIQTQSELERQAHLGYFLYQHLWAPLSASLKMQVKVLADGPLYYLNFETLLSQLPALASSPARWPWLIREYCIFYGHSLPSSAITSSLERENILGVAPGFSQALKSDYQKSLTADQHPDSLFLHWLRTPWSTSFVQQLPRKGWGDALTAHAATEKQYLEKSIQANILHFGTHARLENEKPLYSFLALTPDITSQEDGYLHTYELYHQPLQARLAVLTACETGLGSYRRGEGVLSLAHAFRYAGCPSVIYSLWSIDDQQSNQIAELFYQNLQQDMTLAQALRAAKLAYLDDPEADYRAPYYWAGLVLTGENQSVQASSPWMTRQNILILLLGLLGAILLVWAVLKSRKKV, from the coding sequence ATGCGCCCATTCTTATTTTTGCTTGCACTCCTCTTAAGCAACCTCTGCTTCAGCGTGTTTGCCCAGGAAAATCCTGTGCCCACAGCAGCGGATCGTTTGTACCAGCAGGGGCAATTTCCTCAGGCTGCCCTTGCCTACCATGAACTGGTAATCGCTTGGCAAAATGTAAAAAATGCTGACAGTGCCCGATATTATCAGCTAAGAGAAGCAAAAAGCTACATACAGGAATATGAGTACCAGAAAGCCAGGTCTTTATTAGAGGCGATACTCTCATGGAAAACTCCCCCTCTGGATTCTGCTTTGCTAAGTCCAGTTTACCATGAAATTGGCTATACTTATGTGGGGGAAGCAGACTTTCAGCAAGCCCTTGAATATGTTGAAAAAAGCATCAGCACGGAGACAGAGCGGTCGAGCACCGATAGCTTTCAACTGGCTAAAAGTTATGAATTAAAGGGGTTTATTCACATGCAGCGGCAAGAGTATGCGGCTGCCAAAACATGGGCCACAGCAGCCCACAAGCTACGAAAGTCGTTTTTACCTCCCCTGGACAAAGAGTTGGGATATAGTGCCAATACCCTTTATATCATCTTATCCACCCTGGGTGAGTTGTACAGTGCGGATACCGTGCTGGCTGAAGCCTGGCAAATTCTTAACCATCAGCTACCCCAGGATCACCCGCATGTCGCCATCATTGCCAATAATTACAGCAGTCATCTGATGGATATGGGAGATCCTCAAAACGCAAAAAACTACCTACAGAAGGCGATAGCTTCTAACCGTGCCGGGAAGCGGTGGTATCCTCTGGTTTTCAATTATGTGAATCTCGGAACACTGTATATGAATTTAGATGAAAGCAGGACCGCCCAGTCTTATTTTCAGCAGGCATGGACCATTGCGGATACGCTGATTGAGTACCCTGATTATTATCGTGCCAATCTCAGAGACGCCTTGGGAGCCGTTTATTATCAGCAGGATCAACTGGAGCAGGCGGACTCTCTATTCAAACTTGCTTTAGAAGAGAAGCAGGAGCTATACGAAAACCAGCATGCAGAAATTGGCCAGAGCATGTATAATGTTGGCTTGATTGCGCTGGAAAGAGAACAGTGGCCATTGGCCAGAGAATATTTTAACAAGTCGGAACAAATTCGAAAGGCCACATTGGGAGCAGACCATCCCAAACGAGCGGATGCGCTATACCAACTGGCCGAGATTGATTGGAAAAATAACCGACAGACAGCAGCGATCCGGCAATGGCGCACTTCCTTGCGTATTTATCGTCAAAGCTTTGGCCTTGCGCATCACCATACGCTGGAAAATCTGCTGCAACTGGCCGAGGTTTTTGCAGCACTTGAGGAGACGGACAGTACACAATTTTATCTTCAACTCGCCTGGGGAAGTGTCTGCGGTCTTAACCAGGGCCTACCGGACATGATGGCTCTGGACACTATCAATATCAGCCAATATCATCCACAGGTGCTCACATTGGCAAATTTTCATCTTAGTCATCTGCTGAGACATCCTGTCACCATATCAGCACAGGAACTAACGATCGGCAGGTTTATCTTAGAGCGCGTCCAAAACTGGCTACCTACTTTTCTCTCCCTGTTTAACGACGAGTCGCTGGGTGAATCTGTGGCTGATCCGGTGCAGGAAGTTTACCGACAAGGGGCCGTACTGGCGCACTATGCCTTACTTGAGCCCAATATTGCACCTAAAGGCTGGCAATCCCTGCTGTTGGACTGTATACAAGCCAGCCGGGGTACTACCATTCAGTCGGCTTTTCGTGACCGGCAGGCTATTCGTTTTGCCGGTGTACCTGATTCCCTGGTACAGCAGGGCCAGTTGCTCCGACAACAACTCCGATTTGTCTTTGCCCGTCAGCAGAAGATTGCCGATGAGGAAGGAGAGGCACAAGAGATGCCTGAACAACAGGTAGCATTGTTCCAGGAATGGCAAAACTTTCAGCAGCACTTAGAAAAACATTATCCCGACTATTACCAGACCCGATTTGAGTCTCCTACCGTCAGTCCCGACGATCTGCAAAAGGCCTTACAGCAGGATGACCAATCTCTGCTGGCGTACTTTCATCTGGATACAGCGCTGCTGGTACTACATGCCTCTGCCGATACCTTTCAAACGCACTGGCTGAGCATGCCTGGGGGTTGGCAGGATTCGCTCTATGCTTACCATGCACTGATTCAGACCCAAAGCGAACTAGAGCGGCAGGCACATTTAGGCTACTTTCTCTATCAACACTTATGGGCACCGTTATCTGCCTCACTCAAAATGCAGGTAAAGGTGCTGGCCGATGGCCCGCTCTATTATCTCAACTTTGAGACGCTACTTTCCCAACTGCCAGCACTGGCCTCTTCCCCTGCACGCTGGCCCTGGCTTATCCGGGAGTATTGTATATTCTATGGGCATAGCCTTCCGAGTAGTGCAATAACGAGCTCGCTGGAACGGGAAAACATTCTGGGGGTAGCACCTGGTTTTTCCCAGGCTTTAAAATCGGATTATCAAAAAAGCCTGACGGCTGATCAGCATCCCGACTCACTGTTTTTACACTGGCTGCGAACCCCCTGGTCTACTTCATTTGTACAGCAGCTTCCCCGTAAAGGCTGGGGCGATGCTTTGACAGCACATGCAGCCACAGAGAAACAGTATCTGGAAAAAAGCATTCAGGCAAACATTCTACATTTTGGCACCCATGCCCGCTTAGAAAATGAAAAACCTTTGTACAGTTTTCTGGCACTTACGCCTGACATTACCAGCCAGGAAGACGGATACTTACATACTTACGAATTGTATCACCAGCCCTTACAAGCCAGATTGGCAGTACTTACCGCATGTGAGACCGGTCTGGGAAGCTATCGTCGCGGAGAAGGAGTGCTGTCTCTGGCCCATGCCTTTCGTTATGCCGGCTGCCCCAGTGTCATTTATAGCCTGTGGAGTATTGATGACCAGCAGTCTAACCAGATCGCCGAGTTATTCTACCAGAACCTTCAACAGGATATGACGCTGGCCCAGGCATTGCGTGCAGCCAAACTGGCTTATCTGGATGATCCTGAAGCGGATTACCGGGCACCCTATTATTGGGCTGGCCTGGTGCTTACCGGCGAAAACCAAAGTGTGCAGGCATCCTCTCCCTGGATGACACGCCAAAATATCCTGATACTTTTATTGGGTTTATTGGGAGCAATACTTTTGGTGTGGGCTGTACTGAAATCAAGAAAAAAGGTATAG